The Candidatus Sulfotelmatobacter sp. genome contains a region encoding:
- a CDS encoding NRDE family protein, with translation MCTVVFGWNALGSDTLLLAANRDEDPRRPSAGPRRLHESPRVVGGMDLTAGGTWLAIRERRSLVAVLNRRDPDRISPPPRRRSRGLLALQIAASGNGDPRVCAEAARLLLGADLYAPCSLLIAGPEAALLVSHAGGGPPRVEKVAAGWHVITHQELDDASEPRAAWLASELARFTPRDRDEAERQLDVWLASHGNPGPPVCLHEGPVVTVSTSRVWLAADGVGYRHGEGPAHAATWTDWTTLITEN, from the coding sequence ATGTGCACGGTGGTATTCGGCTGGAACGCGCTCGGCTCCGACACCCTGCTGCTCGCCGCCAACCGCGACGAGGATCCTCGCCGGCCCTCGGCGGGGCCGCGGCGGCTGCACGAGTCGCCGCGCGTGGTGGGCGGCATGGATCTGACCGCGGGCGGCACCTGGCTCGCGATCCGCGAGCGCCGATCGCTGGTGGCGGTGCTCAACCGGCGAGACCCGGACCGTATTTCGCCGCCGCCGCGTCGCCGCTCGCGCGGCCTGCTCGCCCTGCAGATCGCGGCCTCCGGCAATGGCGATCCGCGGGTCTGCGCCGAGGCCGCGCGGTTGCTGCTGGGCGCCGACCTCTACGCGCCGTGCTCCCTGCTGATCGCGGGCCCGGAGGCGGCACTGCTGGTCTCGCACGCCGGCGGCGGGCCGCCGCGCGTCGAGAAGGTCGCCGCCGGCTGGCATGTCATCACGCATCAGGAATTGGATGACGCGAGCGAGCCGCGCGCCGCCTGGCTCGCGAGCGAGCTGGCGCGCTTCACCCCGCGCGATCGTGACGAGGCGGAGCGGCAGCTCGATGTCTGGCTCGCGAGTCACGGGAATCCTGGGCCCCCGGTCTGCCTGCACGAAGGACCGGTGGTCACGGTCTCGACCAGCCGTGTCTGGCTGGCCGCCGATGGCGTCGGCTACCGGCACGGCGAGGGCCCGGCGCACGCGGCGACGTGGACCGACTGGACAACGCTGATCACCGAAAACTGA